The following proteins are encoded in a genomic region of Xenopus laevis strain J_2021 chromosome 3L, Xenopus_laevis_v10.1, whole genome shotgun sequence:
- the LOC121400963 gene encoding extended synaptotagmin-2-like isoform X1 yields MIRERIQPDIRAKSNYLASFRFINIDFGKKPPQIKSWKTHADPEKKQIMLDLDISYNADIKVDAGFTEKTPIAGIKSIKLEGILRVILAPLMEDSPIFGALTVYFPHRPVLELQWTGFAHLLNIPGLQTLSEKELMNQIGQIIVAPQHFSHPLAARFDLAKLQFLEPRNALRIRVIEAKNLVAKEILTKSSNPYVVICGGGTTAKTRVIHKNLNPKWNETFEILYSDLPDQEIEFNLISDKGVKINQQLGSCRIRIKEVPERGFIDKWIDLENVKSGQLHIKVTRLRLLSDPTQLEEVKSLFLYAGYRGNTLECFVGASNFFLVFQVLKVNEQSRPKRENEIASAVLYTYIEKGRGLPVIQVKKDNLKALAVVQVGVEDNVKKIGSRINNGEAEWKKRFQFLIRNPLNEELKLKVHNEHNKPIGSITVRLSRLLAASEMTLQDWLPLESTEQNSEIRVKLQLRILTPDVGAPSPQGKTKAQYIKPRTKVKKH; encoded by the exons ATGATTCGAGAGAGGATTCAGCCTGACATACGCGCCAAAAGCAATTATCTTGCCTCGTTCCGTTTCATCAACATCGATTTTGGCAAGAAG CCCCCACAGATAAAGTCTTGGAAAACTCATGCGgatccagaaaaaaagcaaataatgttggATCTCGATATCAG tTATAATGCCGACATAAAGGTGGATGCCGGTTTTACGGAAAAAACCCCCATAGCCGGCATCAAATCTATAAAG CTGGAGGGAATCTTGCGGGTAATTTTGGCACCGCTGATGGAGGACTCACCCATATTTGGAGCACTGACCGTTTATTTCCCTCATCGTCCG GTATTGGAACTACAATGGACCGGATTTGCCCACCTACTGAATATTCCTGGACTTCA AACGCTGTCGGAAAAAGAGCTTATGAACCAAATCGGACAGATCATCGTTGCGCCGCAGCATTTCAGCCATCCCCTTGCAGCCAGATTTGATTTGGCTAAGCTGCAGTTTTTAGAACCCAGG aaTGCGCTTCGTATCCGAGTCATAGAAGCCAAAAACCTTGTTGCCAAGGAAATTTTAACCAAATCGTCGAACCCTTATGTTGTGATATGCGGAGGAGGAACAACAGCAAAGACAAGGGTGATACACAAGAACTTGAATCCAAAGTGGAATGAGACCTTTGAG ATATTATATTCTGACCTCCCAGACCAGGAGATAGAATTTAATCTCATCTCTGACAAAGGTGTTAAGATAAACCAGCAATTGGGCAG TTGCAGAATTAGAATTAAAGAGGTGCCAGAGAGAGGATTCATAGACAAG TGGATAGATTTGGAGAACGTAAAGTCTGGCCAGCTTCATATCAAGGTGACACGTCTCAGGCTACTTTCagacccaacacaactggaaGAGGTAAAGTCTCTGTTCCTTTACGCTGGCTACCGTGGAAATACGTTGGAATGTTTTGTTGGtgcatctaatttttttttggttttccaggTGCTGAAAGTAAATGAACAATCGCGgccaaaaagagaaaatgagatTGCTTCAGCCGTTTTATACACCTATATTGAAAAAGGAAGGGGTCTGCCTGTTATACAA GTGAAGAAGGACAATCTGAAAGCGTTAGCTGTCGTGCAGGTTGGCGTTGAAGACAATGTAAAGAAGATTGGA AGCAGAATAAATAACGGAGAAGCAGAGTGGAAAAAGAGGTTCCAGTTCTTGATAAGGAACCCACTTAATGAGGAACTGAAGCTTAAG GTTCACAATGAACACAATAAGCCCATCGGAAGTATTACTGTGCGCCTATCTCGCCTTCTGGCTGCTTCGGAAATGACCTTGCAGGACTGGCTGCCCCTGGAATCAACTGAACAGAATAGTGAAATCCGGGTGAAATTACAATTGAGG ATTTTGACCCCTGATGTTGGAGCTCCATCGCCCCAAGGAAAGACCAAGGCTCAATATATCAAACCACGGACCAAAGTCAAGAAGCACTGA
- the LOC121400963 gene encoding extended synaptotagmin-1-like isoform X2, producing the protein MIRERIQPDIRAKSNYLASFRFINIDFGKKPPQIKSWKTHADPEKKQIMLDLDISYNADIKVDAGFTEKTPIAGIKSIKLEGILRVILAPLMEDSPIFGALTVYFPHRPVLELQWTGFAHLLNIPGLQTLSEKELMNQIGQIIVAPQHFSHPLAARFDLAKLQFLEPRNALRIRVIEAKNLVAKEILTKSSNPYVVICGGGTTAKTRVIHKNLNPKWNETFEILYSDLPDQEIEFNLISDKGVKINQQLGSCRIRIKEVPERGFIDKWIDLENVKSGQLHIKVTRLRLLSDPTQLEEVLKVNEQSRPKRENEIASAVLYTYIEKGRGLPVIQVKKDNLKALAVVQVGVEDNVKKIGSRINNGEAEWKKRFQFLIRNPLNEELKLKVHNEHNKPIGSITVRLSRLLAASEMTLQDWLPLESTEQNSEIRVKLQLRILTPDVGAPSPQGKTKAQYIKPRTKVKKH; encoded by the exons ATGATTCGAGAGAGGATTCAGCCTGACATACGCGCCAAAAGCAATTATCTTGCCTCGTTCCGTTTCATCAACATCGATTTTGGCAAGAAG CCCCCACAGATAAAGTCTTGGAAAACTCATGCGgatccagaaaaaaagcaaataatgttggATCTCGATATCAG tTATAATGCCGACATAAAGGTGGATGCCGGTTTTACGGAAAAAACCCCCATAGCCGGCATCAAATCTATAAAG CTGGAGGGAATCTTGCGGGTAATTTTGGCACCGCTGATGGAGGACTCACCCATATTTGGAGCACTGACCGTTTATTTCCCTCATCGTCCG GTATTGGAACTACAATGGACCGGATTTGCCCACCTACTGAATATTCCTGGACTTCA AACGCTGTCGGAAAAAGAGCTTATGAACCAAATCGGACAGATCATCGTTGCGCCGCAGCATTTCAGCCATCCCCTTGCAGCCAGATTTGATTTGGCTAAGCTGCAGTTTTTAGAACCCAGG aaTGCGCTTCGTATCCGAGTCATAGAAGCCAAAAACCTTGTTGCCAAGGAAATTTTAACCAAATCGTCGAACCCTTATGTTGTGATATGCGGAGGAGGAACAACAGCAAAGACAAGGGTGATACACAAGAACTTGAATCCAAAGTGGAATGAGACCTTTGAG ATATTATATTCTGACCTCCCAGACCAGGAGATAGAATTTAATCTCATCTCTGACAAAGGTGTTAAGATAAACCAGCAATTGGGCAG TTGCAGAATTAGAATTAAAGAGGTGCCAGAGAGAGGATTCATAGACAAG TGGATAGATTTGGAGAACGTAAAGTCTGGCCAGCTTCATATCAAGGTGACACGTCTCAGGCTACTTTCagacccaacacaactggaaGAG gTGCTGAAAGTAAATGAACAATCGCGgccaaaaagagaaaatgagatTGCTTCAGCCGTTTTATACACCTATATTGAAAAAGGAAGGGGTCTGCCTGTTATACAA GTGAAGAAGGACAATCTGAAAGCGTTAGCTGTCGTGCAGGTTGGCGTTGAAGACAATGTAAAGAAGATTGGA AGCAGAATAAATAACGGAGAAGCAGAGTGGAAAAAGAGGTTCCAGTTCTTGATAAGGAACCCACTTAATGAGGAACTGAAGCTTAAG GTTCACAATGAACACAATAAGCCCATCGGAAGTATTACTGTGCGCCTATCTCGCCTTCTGGCTGCTTCGGAAATGACCTTGCAGGACTGGCTGCCCCTGGAATCAACTGAACAGAATAGTGAAATCCGGGTGAAATTACAATTGAGG ATTTTGACCCCTGATGTTGGAGCTCCATCGCCCCAAGGAAAGACCAAGGCTCAATATATCAAACCACGGACCAAAGTCAAGAAGCACTGA
- the LOC121401117 gene encoding haloacid dehalogenase-like hydrolase domain-containing 5 codes for MALYTFYKQTHRPPPIISPPVIQNFPAIEAVILLGEPVRWETSLQLILDILLSNGRPTAWLPQVPYPHIPVLACNMDLQWMAEAKNPRFGHGTFLVCLETLYHKLTGRELRYEALIGKPSMVTYSFAEHLILEQAMKRGWDAPIRTLYAIGDNPMADIYGANLYNHFLTSNRGKSEDGLPHSCRSILVCTGVYGNQGEVPTDTRESVTQTVFHGHRDFRLDPTLVEASHIVKDVEHAVNLVLREEGWVSESEGLESASE; via the exons ATGGCACTTTACACCTTCTACAAACAAACGCATCGACCACCACCTATCATAAGT CCGCCTGTGATCCAGAACTTTCCAGCAATAGAAG CTGTGATCCTATTGGGTGAGCCTGTGCGGTGGGAGACCAGCCTACAGCTAATCCTGGATATACTACTGAGCAACGGGCGCCCAACGGCATGGCTTCCCCAGGTCCCGTACCCTCATATCCCTGTCCTTGCCTGTAACATGGACCTGCAATGGATGGCCGAAGCTAAGAACCCCAG GTTTGGGCACGGCACGTTCCTTGTCTGCCTGGAGACTCTCTATCACAAACTTACTGGGCGGGAGCTGAGGTACGAGGCGCTCATTGGGAAACCCAGTATGGTGACGTATAGTTTTGCAGAGCACCTTATTCTGGAGCAGGCGATGAAGAGGGGATGGGATGCACCTATCCGCACACTGTACGCTATTGG GGACAATCCAATGGCAGACATCTACGGGGCCAATCTCTACAATCACTTCCTAACGAGCAACCGGGGGAAGTCCGAGGATGGGCTGCCCCACAGCTGCCGGTCTATCCTGGTGTGCACTGGGGTGTACGGCAATCAGGGGGAGGTGCCAACTGACACACGGGAGAGCGTGACCCAGACCGTCTTCCATGGGCACCGAGACTTCCGACTAGACCCCACCTTGGTGGAGGCATCGCACATTGTGAAAGACGTGGAACATGCTGTGAATTTGGTGCTGAGGGAAGAGGGTTGGGTCTCAGAGAGTGAAGGATTAGAGAGTGCGAGTGAATGA
- the LOC108712572 gene encoding LOW QUALITY PROTEIN: transmembrane protein 121B (The sequence of the model RefSeq protein was modified relative to this genomic sequence to represent the inferred CDS: deleted 2 bases in 1 codon) produces MPHSLSFLPLGLSSGTLLPPLSPLPVTPSLASSSTSTLGMTAGEFPHGSPGRVPQGGRSCALRGCYKMLSVILLLAQGALLDLYLTDLYWCSWIATDLVVVAGWGIFYSKNSRGKRARQGSLKPSGYGQVKPHRKGQFAYSHLAWLIYSIAFTPKVALILCTPILDQIEAGVPLGCTGFRLTVSLSVPLLWTLVRSLSADPRGWLHQRATGYFVASCLDLLDSYALLELMLEEKLPYSPFMRYPLLVVYFVALVSPVLWLFELDAVAPPGCCRLFLRFLFGTLVDAPLLALRCFFMLGPAGQPISVFMLKNIFFLGCHWLEVLELCCLIRSPGPEHSDRPPGQFSHCVSENDMGPHAYVNTLAVASQT; encoded by the exons ATGCCCCATAGTCTTTCCTTCCTACCCTTGGGTCTTTCATCCGGCACGCTGCTTCCCCCACTCTCCCCCCTTCCTGTAACCCCCTCCTTGGCCTCTTCGTCCACCTCAACTCTGGGGATGACGGCTGGGGAATTCCCTCATGGGAGCCCAGGGAGGGTGCCACAAGGGGGGCGAAGTTGTGCCCTACGTGGCTGCTATAAGATGCTCTCTGTAATTCTACTGCTGGCACAAGGGGCTTTACTTGACCTTTACCTG ACAGACCTATACTGGTGCTCTTGGATAGCCACTGACCTAGTAGTGGTAGCTGGATGGGGTATATTTTACTCCAAAAACAGCAGAGGCAAAAGAGCTAGACAGGGTTCACTTAAACCCTCTGGATATGGGCAAGTGAAACCACACAGGAAGGGTCAATTTGCTTACAGCCACCTGGCTTGGCTAATTTACTCAATTGCATTTACTCCAAAAGTGGCTCTGATACTTTGCACTCCCATACTAGACCAGAttgaagctggagttccccttggGTGCACTGGGTTTAGACTCACAGTTTCTCTCTCTGTACCATTACTATGGACACTAGTCCGTTCCCTCAGTGCTGATCCTCGAGGCTGGCTGCACCAAAGAGCAACTGGATACTTTGTGGCTTCCTGTCTGGACCTACTCGACAGCTATGCCCTGTTGGAGCTCATGTTGGAAGAAAAGCTGCCCTACTCCCCTTTTATGCGTTATCCCCTACTTGTGGTATATTTTGTGGCTTTAGTCTCTCCAGTGCTTTGGCTATTTGAGCTGGACGCTGTAGCCCCACCAGGCTGCTGCCGTCTTTTTTTGCGTTTTCTTTTTGGTACTCTTGTTGACGCTCCTCTTCTTGCCCTACGGTGCTTTTTCATGTTGGGTCCAGCTGGTCAACCTATCTCAGTTTTCATGCTAAAAAACATCTTCTTCTTGGGCTGCCATTGGCTAGAAGTGCTGGAGCTGTGCTGTCTTATaagatccccaggtcctgagcattctgaccGGCCTCCTGGACAGTTCAGTCATTGTGTGTCCGAAAATGATATGGGACCTCATGCCTATGTCAACACACTGGCTGTTGCCTCACAGACCTGA